Part of the Mauremys mutica isolate MM-2020 ecotype Southern chromosome 1, ASM2049712v1, whole genome shotgun sequence genome is shown below.
atctatatttctaaagATCGAATCCCCCATTACTAATACTAGTCTCTTCCCAATAACTGGTATTCCATCTCTGGGGAGGTATCCTCAGCATAAGAGGATACCACAACATTATCTGGAAGGAAGGTCCCATCTATGGAATTCTTTCCCTCCACTTCattttgatgttctccttccctgagactttcatcctcaaCAGCActgaggctgtcagactgggggtaaGACTACTCTGTTGTGTCCCGGAAACTCACatctgtgtgtctctctgtctcccttagctcttcTAGTTCAACCACTCTGCTCAAGAGCCCATACACAGTTTCTGAGGGCCATGAGCacattgcactgaatgcacacatatgGTACCTGCCCACAaagcaggtaatcatacatgctacattccgtgcaataaactgggtagtctgctgctggacttctgcctgcattctttttattcctgcagcTTTTTTGGGGTTGTTGGTTgtttttgtggggtggggagagtgttGTGGTTTGGGTGGGGAGTGGTTTATTGGCCTAAGTTTAGAGAACATTTGGTGGATCTGGCTCTCTCGCCTCTTCTCAGAACTCCTCTGTTTATGCTTCTGTTCGCTTGCTCCTCTGGTTGCTTAGGCactggctttttaaacccctgtttTCCTTAAGTAGCCAGGTGCCCTGGTTAATAGATCCTAAACAGATTAAGGATCAAAGCCTCATTAAGAAgatctcagccttgcctagctgatTCCAGACAGGCCTTAGGGCCTGCTTCTAGGAGGTGCAGAGCATCAGTCAGttggagttgagggcactcaacaCTTCCTGGAAGGACCAAGCCATTTATTTGGTAAACTGATCCAGTCATTACACAAAGATGGAAATCACTGATCTAGACCAATTACAGTTTGCTGCTTTATCAGCTACTCAACTTTCTTTTGATAAATCATTCTGGCTTGTTGAATTCATTTATAACATAGCACAGAGACTGGCACTATGGCATTGAAATAAGCATGTGTGTATTTTGCACGCATAAATGTTTCTTCCTCCCTGTTTTCAATTCACTCATGCTGTTCATGTTTTCATGATAAGTCTTTTCTCCCAGTGCTTGTCATGTACATCTGCTGGGCAAGTAGGGTCATACGGGCAACAACAAAGACCACTGTGATTTAGGGCTGCATGTCAAATGTCCTTTCCTTCTTGTCCACAGAGGAAAGCTCTCAGGTACAGAGCcctgtggggtgcagggtgtacagACTCACTTGGGCACAGTCACTGTGGTGGTCAGCTTCTTGAGGTCCTCCACCTCCCATGCTTTAAGGAGGGCcctcaagaagctgaccacagGAAAACAGGAAGTGAATTCACTAGAAGCTGACTGTAAGTGACTATACTCTTTGCTCAGTCTCACGTTAGAGAAATCTAAAAACCAAGGGACCAGCTTCCAGGGATAGCATTGGGCCCAAAATAGCAGAGTGAAAAGTAAACACACTTTTGAACTTACTTCTCTTTTTAtctaattttattaaaaacataagTCAGGAAACGTATTAAACCTAACTATGGATTGTGTTATTGTTTCAGGCTTGATCAACATTTTCTTGGTATTGTGGAGAGGTCTGAATCCCACCCAGTTGGAGTGTTCTCAAGCTGTGTCGAAGATTAGGAAGACTGTTATGTGGGAAAGAGACTTTCTGTGAAGGCAGCTGCCCATCTGAATATTGTGAAGACTTCACCCAAGCTTTGTAAGCAGCAAGGGATTTGTGCTTCTCTTTACACTTACACACAATCTTTGCTTCTTATGCACTCCAGCACCCCTATTAGCTCATTGTTCTCCTTCACCAGCCCAGCAGTGAAGAGACTGCTGGGTTGGAAGCAAGGAGATGAAGAGGAGAAGTGGGCAGAGAAGGCTGTGGATTCCCTGGTGAAGAAACTGAAGAAGAAGAAAGGTGCTATGGAAGAACTTGAGAGGGCTCTGAGCTGTCCTGGCCAGCCCAGTAAGTGTGTCACAATCCCACGCTCCTTGGATGGGAGGCTGCAGGTGTCTCATCGCAAGGGGCTGCCCCATGTCATCTATTGCCGAGTGTGGCGTTGGCCCGATTTACAGTCTCACCATGAATTGAAACCACTAGAATGTTGCGAGTTCCCATTTGGCTCGAAGCAGAAAGAAGTTTGCATCAACCCCTACCATTACCGGCGGGTGGAGACCCCAGGTAATATATCAGCTGAAAATTATATATCAGCTCTTTAGGTGAAATGTCTGTACTTGGTGCATCATAACTAATTCTATTGTGAAATCATAACAAAGAAGGCTCTGTTCAGCTGGAAAGATCAGCTGTCTTTTCTGCTGAAAGGGATCCCAGATCTAGCTTCTGCCCATAATTGTGATTTACAAGGGGCTCTACTCTCCTCTGGTAGGATACAAGGAAATCCCATTgaagtgtgagaggagaatcgaACATCAGGAACTTGTCCAGGGTGCTGAAAGCTTTTTTCCTTTGATGTATTGAGTGCTAGCTTCCCTGAGAACCTCACTAGCTAATGTGCTGGTGCTATTGTGCCCATTAGCATGAAATTAGGCACAAATGAGTCTCTCCATCCTGGCTGGATCTTTGCCCAATTCTAAAAGGACAAAAACTGATTTACTAATCCACAGTAAATGGCCTTTTTAAAGATTAGAGTGGATCCACAGGGATGGATTAATTGTTATGAAGGTGCACCAAAGATCCTAGACCTTAGATCAGTCAAGGCCTCTTAAAATACCTGCtgtcttgccattgtgagttttTCGTAGCTGGGTGGACAGTTCTattcaacccccccccacccccaaagtccACATGCAACTTTAAATTTTTCTGCTGAGGATCCTCTTCAGGGTAGATGTCAACCTGCATTGTAAATCCCTGCCTTTATCACGAGATCAAGTCATTGGATTTGTGTGGCAAAGAAACTGCTGAACAATGATTGTAAAATTATTGAGCCCAATCCTGGCCTTGTGGCAATTTACTAGTGAATAGGGTTTGTCCTTAGTAACTGTAAACCAGGTACCGCCATTGATGATCCTCTGTCAGTCCTAAACTTTGAATTGACATTAAGATCAGATAAAATGAACCATGGGATTTTTCTTTTATTACTGTTTCGTATAATTTAAGAGAGAGAAAGGCATTTATTAACATTAATGCAACAATGGCTGCTCCCCTTCCTGATGTTCCTTGCTTTAAAACTGAGCTCTCACTCTGAAATGGATCTGAACTTctaaaaacatttgttttgtttaaatcttACAGGTGAATTGATAGTTGTCTAATTTGGGTGGAAGTGGTTGATGTAATGATTTACTAAAATAAGCTATTCAAATAATCTCAAAAAGACACTAAGATAATATCCATTTtctgtaaggtgaccagatgttccaattttatagggacagtcctgatattcaggactttttcttatataggtgcctgttacccccccaccccctgtcctgatttttcacactggctatttggtcaccctaattttGTGTATCTTTGCCTTTGAAAGGTTGTTGGCTTTATTGTCCTCTCGCACTGGTGTAagtcaggagtaattccatttaAATCAGTATATTAATCATGAACAGTGCAGATCTTATGATCTATTCAGTGTCTGCTAACAGCTGTTATTCTGTGACAGTTCTGGATactgctgcaggagctctgaaGTTTGTTGTCTTTGCCCTTAAGCCCAGAGGGTTAAGGGTCAGGCTCTGTCAGTATCTGGTCCTGGTGTCGGGCACTCCTCTCCTTTGAACAAAATGTAACAGCTCCCAATTGTCTAGGCTGCAATCCATTTAAATAACAATTTTGGTTAGCTACAGAAAAAATACAATACTCTTCATGTCTAACTGTGGTTCCTGTAGGCTTGTGTGAGTTTCTTTGCATCTTAGCCTTAGGAGCTAAAGAAACTGCATCTTAGATTGTTCACTAATAAACCCAGTGATGGTCACAGAACTGCTATGCTGTATTGATCTCCTCAAATGTCCTTTATTTTTCAACTCACTCTTCCCATAAATTCCATTGTTCCCATTCTGTTGTCCCTTCTCTTGAGTGACCCATTCTATACTCCAATCCATAACTTGAATTCAAAACCAGTGGTTTTGATTTATTCAGTGAGTTCCTCCTATCCCAAAGACGGGACTTACCatggcagagtggggaaggagaaagaaggGGCAGTAGATCTCCACCAGGgagatccgaagaagtgggtattcacccacgaaagctcatgctgcaaaacgtctgttagtctataaggtgccacaggattctttgctgcttcatcagGGAGACCAACTCTTAAGGCCCAGCCTGGAACTCGAGATGCACTGATCCCTCTCTCTCCCATTAGGCCGCCTCGTCAGCTTTGTGACGTATGCCAAACGACAGAACATAGGTTGCGTGTGGCTTCTGCCACTACCAGCCTCCCTCCAGTGAAATTTCCCCAAGCCCACAACTGCTGGTGGAATCCAGGCAGTGACTTTGGAGTGCGCAGTAGTTGCTGTTAGAAAGCACCACTGTCACTTCCCTGTTTTGAAAACATCCCCTTGATTTGCAGAACTGAGACTTGGAGATAGAGAATAATCCTTCCAATTTAGAGGAGGTGGATTGGGTGGCTAGAGTCATTTCCCCATTCTCCAGGTCAGAAGTCTGAGTTAGAAATGGATTACTGCCAACTAAAActgcaattttaaaataatgtaaaaactgCCTGctctattatttttaaatgagatcACTCTGTGTACTGGATGACAGATAATGGAGCTTGTAATATGCAGTGCTGCTGTCTGCAGCAGCAACAAAGGTGAACTTTTGACTTGCTATAAATGAGTTTCATTGACCAGAAAGGAAGATGTGGTAACTCCCAAGCCAGTGTGCTGCCTAAAAATCTACTCCACAATATTTATATGGTGGTTAGCATGGAAAAGTGGCTGTGGTCCAAGAGTGAAAAGGACCCTGTGAGACTATTTGAATCCttatgtatcagagaggtagccgtgttagtctggatctgtaaaagcagcaaagagtcctgtggcaccttatagactaacagataagcaagcaagaagcaggctagagataacgaggttagttcagtcagggaggatgaggccctcttctagcagctgaggtgtgaaaaccaagggaggagaaactggttttgtagttggcaagccattcacagtctttgtttaatcctgagctgatggtgtcaaatttgcagatgaactgaagctcagtttctctttgaagtctggtcctgaagatttttgctgcaggatggccaccttaagatctgctattgtgtggccagggaggttgaagtgttctcctacaggtttttgtatattgccatgcctaatatctgatttgtgtccatttatccttttccgttatctctagcctgcttcttgcttgcatatatatacctgcccctggaaatttccactacatgcatccgacgaagtgggtattcacccatgaaagctcatgctccaaaacgtctgttagtctataaggtgccacatgactctttgctgcttttatttgaaTCCTTGTGAAGCTTAAAACTGAAATGTCTCTTGACCATTTTCCCCCTTCACATGCTACATGATGTTGTTACTGTAGGGTTGCCCATGATCAAGGACACAGGGAAAGTTCAGGGAAGGGGGGAATCTCATCTAGGACTGCACTCTCAAAAGCGTAAACCTCTGCAGCTGTGCACAGGGTCAGAACCTGAAGATGTGCTATTGTACCCAGAAGCGGATTAGGGGTTTatgggggccctgggccagagcaaatgggggcccctccccaccccttccacctgcagtccccccaccccctcccggcGCTTCTGTCAGGGAAATGGGGATGAAGTGTGGGGGATTCCCCCTCCCGCCTGGAGCTCCTCGAGGGGCATGGGGGCTTGCCATGCCCTGCCCGTCCAGCAcagctgctggggagtggggtttggGTACGggggcttcccccactccccggcaggagtgccaggtggagcagggcaagcctctgcaccctgaccccactTCCCGGCAGGAGTGCCAGGGTGCGCATGGATGCCCCAATTTgccggggcccctgggcatgggccctgtTGGCACAGTGGCTAAACCGCCACCGATTGTACCCTTCATTAAACAACTATATGGGGGGATAAAAAATGTGTGGAAAATTAGTTGTGCTCATTAGCAACTGCAGCCACAGGCACAACAGGCAGGTGCACGTGTAAGTGCTCAGAGTGCCACACAACTGTCTTCAGCTAGTGCCTGGCCAGGTTTTCAGCGAGCTCTAGCGCAGTAGATGAGGGGGGAAGACAATGACCAACAAAGAATCTAGTCCAGGAGCAGCAAGGGCAGGACTCGGGGGATCAGCCCACTAGTCGCCAGCTGTGCTAGGGGCGCATTGGCATACTTCTGTAATGCGCAGGAGGACTAATATACCCCCACAGGGTCAGCTACAGATATTAGCTGGGGCAAAGGAACAGTGGTGAGTAGAGATGATCTAGGTGAATCACTCGCACAGACTGGGTGTGACGGGGTCAGACAGGGTTTCAGTGTCAGACCTCTGGTTACCCTGTCTCCAGCATGGCCACCTCTTAGGACTCAGAGAACGGCATCTGCGGGCAAAGGAGCAGGGAGAATAAGGAGCCTCTGGAGATTCACTAGCCACAAACGGAAAAAACCTCCACCCTCCTTGCTACCCCAGTAGCTTCACCCCTCTAGGCACAGTAGGCACAGAAGCAGTGCACTGGAGAAGTGTGGGTGTGCCAGTCAGAGCTGGATATAACAGTTTAACAAGCTTATGGAGCTGCAAGACTTGGAAACTCCCCTTTCCCACTTATCCTGGGCAAGTAGGAAGCCTTCCCTGGCAAGTGCCATCAGCACCTGCAGACTGTCAGGGGTCATTTAGGCAAAGAATtgtttctagtcctcatggtgCAAAGAAAACCTTCTAAATACAGAGAGAGCACAAGTGCTCCAGTGCTAGCTTCCTAAGTCTATAGACAGGCTACTGTAGTGTGACTGCTCCTGCTCAGAGCTTCCACAAACTGCAGTACAGTGAAAACACCACGGCCACCCCCTTTTTGGCTGCTGTGAACCCTGTGGGCCACCAGGAAATGACAAAAGTCAGGTCAGTTTCATGTTGCTGCTTGGGGAGATTCTGAAGAGCAGCAGCATCAAGCACTGGAGCTATCCATTGGAGAAAGAAGACTTTTAAACCCCAGCAGCTAAGGGAGAGGTTGAGCAGCAGAGATGCATCACAGTaaggagatggagatggatggtgcgggggggcaccaccaacCCAAACTCATCGCAACCAGGAGAGAGGAACAGGAAAGAATATTCCTTCTTTCCAGCAGCCGGAGGGGATTGGTGTCAGGCTGGAGGATTCCAGTTTATTGGACACATTCAGGCAAGAGGCAGATTAGACAGATGGAGTCCTAGAGTAGGACTGTGGACAGcaccctggtaggaatcccagtGCCTTCCCTGTTTCCCAGTAGTTGAGGTGCTGGCTTTTCTCTTGGGCATTGCCTCTGGACAGTGAATCCCTTCCCTACTCCATCCCATAATACTCAGTCCTCAGGCTATTAGGTGTTATGtgtcagtgggtgggtgggtgggagtgtTGGGGGAGGCAGGAGATAGGAAAAGGTTGATGGGATAAGTTATGAAAGAGCAATAGGATataggaggaatagctcagtggtttgagcattggcctgctaaacccagggttgtaagtttaatccttgagggggccatttggggattggtcctgctttgagcagggggatggactagatgatctcctgaggtcccttccaaccctgatattctgtgattctatgaaagagcTTGGGGGGTGGCAAACGGGGAAGACAGGAGAAACAGAATAGCTGGGGGGAATCTAGTGGATACAATGTTGGGCAAGAAAAAACACAATAtgaagagagagggaaggaaaatttaaaaacaacagaTGCTACAGACAGGAAAAGTTGCACCCCCATTTTtcacagaaaagagagagaatgatgTGACACAAGGAAGTCTAACAAAAAAGGTGATTGTAAGTTACATTCATAAAAATCTATTCAATGGAGAATTAATTGACCATTCGCTATCATTAAATACAGCACACAGCTCTGTCCCTTTCCATTGCTGGGGGCATGACCTTGGGAGCAACATAGCAGTACAGGATAATTTTCGCCCTTGCTAGTAGGGTTAGTCCTTGGACTAGAGTGCACACAAGGTTATTCCAGGCATTTACGGTGCATTCACTGACTCTGCTATGCTGTTAGCAACCATATATATCCAAGTCTGTCTTGCTGCTGTTCTTACATGGATTCCACCATGAGCACCATGACTCCCCTGTTTCTCCGGACCTAGGTTGAAATACCAGAACAAATAAATGAATTGATATTCGGAAAGGATTGCTATAGGCAAATCCTACTTGACACCTGTGTGTATTTTCAGGTacctaaatacattttaaaatctggcctCTAACCTCTCCATGCCTgcgttttctcatctgtaaaattcaGATAGTTATACTGACCCCTATCCCTGAAAAGTGCcagatattattatttattattaaagtgGGCTCTGAGTTTGACAAATCCTGCTTATCAAGAGTATTGTGCAAATCTCTGACTTCCTCAGCATCCCAGAAAAGGGATTGTGGGAGCTGTAATTTTAAGGGGTATAAATGTGCCACTTCCATTATTTTCGGGGAGTGGGTGGTATGTGTGCATGCATACTATCTCTCCTTGGTGAAGACAGTTGGAGTTTTGTTCATGTagcagctgcagaactgggcctgCTGTCTGAAAGCTTTAGTCATATTATGTAAGGAATGGTAGTGTTGCCACTGAAGAAAGAAGAAAGCTCAGTTGCTGAGCAGATTTATTATCTTCTAGTTTCAATGAAGGGTGCTGGATGAACTGATTTGTAACAACAACACACTGTGAGGACTCTGGTAAAGGGTATTTAAAATATGTTTGTAACACATTTATAGCAACATTCAGAGGATAGTATATGTGAAATGACATTTTGGTAGTGTGGTGTGTCGCTCAGATGCAGAAAGAGATACAGCACGCTAGAGTGGGTGTTTGACTAAAACTTGTACTCTCTTGTTTTTACTTTCAGTGTTGCCTCCAGTACTGGTTCCAAGACACAGTGAGTTTAACCCGCATCTCAGCCTCCTTGCCAAGTTCCGGAGTGCTTCCCTCCACAGTGAGCCTCTGATGCCACATAATGCCACCTATCCTGATTCTTTTCAGCAAACTCCCTGCACCCCTTTTCCATCATCACCCAGTAACATGTTCTCTCAGTCACCCAGCAGCATCAGCTATCCTAACTCTCCAGGAAGTTCTTCTGGACCAGGAAGTCCGTATCAGTTCACAGGTAAGAGGCAACGATGGTCTCCAGATGCCAACCTGTGCCAGTGAATGTGAATGCAGGAGGAGATCCTACGCGGTGTTTGGAGGCTGAAGCAAAAGATGGACATGCTCTGTTAGGAGGCTGAATAGATGAAAAGAAATCGAATGAGGCTCTCCTTTAATACTGTCTGTGAGCTCTTGGCAAACTCAGTAGCTCTCAAGGCGCTTAGAAACTCCAGCAGGAAAGTCATTGGAGCTTGTGAACTCCCCAAGTTCAATAGGTTTGGACTTTTCcgtggggggagcgggggtgggggaaacagGGAAAGTAAAATACGAAGACATTTGTTGATGTCACTTGAAGTTCATGAATAGAAAGACTTAATTCAGGAAATTAAAAAGGTAACTGATCTGATCCAGCACCCACCGCAGATGATGGagggactcccattgacttcagaggatgCTGAGTCAGCTCCGAGGTTTCCGTCTTTGTAAAGTTCACTCATTCATGTTGCACATATTGTTAACCTCTTACTTTTTAAAGTTTCTAGGAATATATTGATACTCGTGGTGTTCAACATATGCCATGTGAAACAACTCCAAATTAACATCACTACAGAAATCTTGGCTCAGATTCTGCTcgtgttacaccagtgtaaatccattgatttcaactttGGGTTTACATGGATGTAATTCAGAGCTGAATCTTGCATCTTAACTTTTGAATGTCTTGACTTTTGAGCATCTAAATTCCTGTCCTTAATGTTTTCATttgtcctttatttatttataatccGACACTATGGACATAGGAAGATtttgttttcctacattttctgTCGTTTGTTTTTTGCATCTTTAATCATTTTAGCTCATATTCCACAACCTCACTGATGTACTCCCCAGAATGATAGGGTATATGTAGGGCCTCTCTTCTCACTCACTGTGGTTTTACACCTGGgtaactattgacttcaatggagctgctcctgatttatactggtaTCCTTGGAAGATGAGACCTGTCGTAAATTACGCTGTGTGGCTGTCCTGCCAATTCAGCTGATCCTGAAAGCTtgtaaaaacactttaaaatgtaaGTGGCTTAATCTGCATTTTAGCATATCCGAGCATACGCGATTCTGAATTGGAGACAAAATTATTTGATTGTGATTTAGTCAGGGACAGCtgagtttaatttttaaaaaggctgtgGTAATTTCAGGAACCTTCAAGATATGCAATAGCTATCTGGGTAACTGCATAACCCTTTTTTCATTTGACAAGGGCAAATTTATTGACTCTGGTCACTAAGCCTTACAGCCCTGTGGACGGGGCGAATGTAGTGATTCGGGCCAGTCCTGCAAAAAGGAGGGGATttcctgactctggccattgggccttACTGTTCTGCGTAAAGGGGCGGATTGACTGACACTGGCCCCTACACCTTACTGCCCAATTGACAAGGGCAAATGTATAGACTTGGGCCACTAGGCCACACCGCCCTGCTGATAAGAGCGAGCGTATGGACTCTGGCTGGGAGGGACATAGATGTAAAATAcatactcctccccctcccccattccctatGAGAGGCAGACCCACTTGCCCTGCACAGGATGGGGTTCCCCCCCAACCATGtcacacgtggtggagaatgtgggcagtGCCCCAGGCCTGAGGTGAGGCCTAAAACCAGTAGATCCGAGGGGAGTACGGATTTTCCCCTTGATTGCCCTGACGTGCTAGTGACCCGAGATTACTGGAGTAATGGAGTCGGATAAGGTTTTGAAATGGCTCCTAggaagccagcagcaacaagcCACACAACAACAGCAGCAATACGCCCAGCTGTTGCAACAGATGACGAGCCACCAAAAGGAGATGATGCGGGAGTTGGCTGCCCAGCAGCAAGCTCACCAGGAAAGGCTTGTCCAACAAATGGCAGCATTACTGTGGCCAGGCGGGCCGTCAGTCAGCCCTCTAGCGAACCCTCACCCGGGATTTCTATCGCCTGGCCTCCCCCTAAGGCTCACAAAGATGGGGCCTGGGGATGATCCTGAAGCCTTTCTCATGACATTTGAATGGGTGGCCACCACTGCATGATGCCCAGCAGGACACTGGGACACCCTTCTAGCCCCTTACTGCAGCCTGGACACCCAGGACACCCTGGATTATGAAAAGGTGAAGACAGCCATATTAGACCAGACAGGTATCAGCCCAGAGACCTACCTCCAGTATTTTCATCAGGAACGGTACCCTGCAGGGGGTAGGCCACGAGCAGTGGCTCAGTGTCTTCAGGAGTATGCTTGGTGATGGCTAGGGCCCAACCAGCGGTCTGGTGCTCAGGTGGCAGAAACTGTAACTTTGGAGCAGTTCACCCAAATCCTTCGTGCCGGAGGGAAGTGGTGCATAGACACCGCCCCACAATGCTTATGGGAGTGGTTGGACTGATGGAAGATTACTTGGCAGCTGAGACTATGGAACCCTGACCCCGCAAGATGGAGGAACCTGGGGGGAGAAACCAGCCAGCGGGGGGGAACCCCTCTTGGCCCCCCTGGGAGGACTACACTGTTTGTCAGGAGCCCCGGTCAGGACCTGTGACCCGGCTGAGAAACCGACCGCCACCTGAGGACTTACACGGCAGGAAGAGACACCACTTGTTGGGGTTGAGCCAACTTGAATAGACATGCCGCCCAGAGGAGCGAGAGACTGTTGTTATGAATGTGGTCAAGAGGGACATTTTTCATTGGGATTGCTCCTACATGGAATGCAATTACGGGCAGGTCTGGGTAGCCAGCCCCCGGGCCCAAAAGAGGGGCCCAGGGAAACTTGGGGTACTGGTGCTCATAGAAGGGATTCCTACGACGGCATTGATCGACTCTGGCTATAGTCAAACTCTCATCCGGGGTGATCTTGTAC
Proteins encoded:
- the SMAD9 gene encoding mothers against decapentaplegic homolog 9 isoform X2 — its product is MHSSTPISSLFSFTSPAVKRLLGWKQGDEEEKWAEKAVDSLVKKLKKKKGAMEELERALSCPGQPSKCVTIPRSLDGRLQVSHRKGLPHVIYCRVWRWPDLQSHHELKPLECCEFPFGSKQKEVCINPYHYRRVETPVLPPVLVPRHSEFNPHLSLLAKFRSASLHSEPLMPHNATYPDSFQQTPCTPFPSSPSNMFSQSPSSISYPNSPGSSSGPGSPYQFTDFRPVCYEEPQHWCSVAYYELNNRVGETFQASSRSILIDGFTDPSNNRNRFCLGLLSNVNRNSTIENTRRHIGKGVHLYYVGGEVYAECVSDSSIFVQSRNCNYQHGFHPATVCKIPSGCSLKIFNNQLFAQLLAQSVNHGFEVVYELTKMCTIRMSFVKGWGAEYHRQDVTSTPCWIEIHLHGPLQWLDKVLTQMGSPHNPISSVS